A genome region from Bombilactobacillus bombi includes the following:
- a CDS encoding methylated-DNA--[protein]-cysteine S-methyltransferase yields the protein MNSPLFKQEMNSPLGRLVIVANHNQLLGLWMEQQKYFGYGFNLESIANQENNITKATKTWLHSYFMGNQPQITSWNLNPRGTDFQKQIWQVLMQIPYGQTWNYRQIAQVLGNLNYTRAVGQAIGHNPISIIIPCHRVLGSQGQLTGYAGGLERKQWLLHHEQVNSTKKS from the coding sequence ATGAATTCTCCACTATTTAAACAAGAGATGAATTCTCCATTAGGTCGCTTAGTGATTGTTGCTAATCACAATCAACTTCTAGGCTTATGGATGGAACAGCAAAAATATTTCGGGTATGGCTTTAACTTAGAAAGTATCGCCAACCAAGAAAACAATATTACAAAAGCTACCAAAACTTGGCTTCATAGTTATTTTATGGGAAATCAACCCCAGATTACTTCTTGGAATTTAAATCCGAGAGGGACTGATTTTCAAAAACAGATTTGGCAAGTTTTAATGCAAATTCCTTATGGTCAAACATGGAATTATCGCCAAATTGCTCAAGTATTAGGTAATCTCAATTATACGCGTGCTGTAGGGCAAGCGATTGGACATAATCCCATTTCGATTATCATTCCTTGCCATCGAGTCCTCGGCAGTCAGGGACAGTTAACAGGTTATGCTGGTGGTTTAGAACGCAAGCAGTGGCTGTTGCATCATGAGCAAGTAAATTCAACCAAAAAAAGCTAG